One Mercurialis annua linkage group LG3, ddMerAnnu1.2, whole genome shotgun sequence DNA window includes the following coding sequences:
- the LOC126673229 gene encoding transcription factor BIM2: MRGKGNQNQDEEEYEDDGLTSNVTHNNNKDGKSGDKASAIRSKHSVTEQRRRSKINERFQILRDLIPHSDQKRDTASFLLEVIEYVQFLQEKVQKYEGSYQGWSSEPTKLMPWRNSHWRVQSFIGHPQQIKNGSAPGSTITGKFDDNTISIPSTMLTDTQNQVDSDPSRDVTCKAMERQPEVANKVMLHPASLQTTAQIPVFSDGVIAHPPQQPVTDAHSTEFPMAGSPLNQQEELTIEGGTISISSVYSQGLLDNLTQALQSAGVDLTQANISLQIDLGKRANRGLTSGTSNTKEDLNTATSNEGATHLRDFPSREDTDQVQKRLKT; this comes from the exons ATGAGAGGAAAAGGAAATCAAAATCAAGATGAAGAAGAGTACGAGGATGATGGACTCACTTCAAATGTTACTCATAATAATAACAaag ATGGGAAGAGTGGTGATAAGGCTAGTGCAATAAGATCGAAGCATTCTGTTACTGAGCAGCGGAGGAGGAGTAAGATTAACGAGAG ATTTCAGATTTTGAGAGATCTTATACCTCATAGCGATCAAAAGAGGGATACAGCATCATTTCTCTTAGAG GTGATTGAATATGTACAGTTCCTACAAGAGAAGGTGCAAAAGTATGAGGGCTCGTATCAGGGTTGGAGTTCTGAGCCTACGAAGTTGATGCCATGG AGAAATAGTCATTGGCGCGTCCAAAGTTTCATTGGTCATCcacaacaaataaaaaatggttCTGCTCCTGGGTCAACTATTACTGGGAAATTTGACGATAATACAATTTCTATCCCCTCAACTATGCTTACAGACACACAGAATCAAGTAGATTCCGACCCTAGCAGGGATGTTACGTGCAAAGCAATGGAACGACAGCCTGAAGTAGCAAACAAAGTTATGCTTCATCCCGCATCCTTACAAACAACCGCACAAATTCCTGTTTTTAGTGACGGTGTTATTGCACATCCTCCTCAGCAACCGGTAACAGATGCACATTCCACTGAGTTCCCCATGGCTGGCAGTCCACTGAACCAGCAGGAGGAGCTAACAATTGAAGGTGGTACAATCAGTATCTCCAGTGTTTACTCGCAAGG GTTGCTGGATAATCTCACACAGGCATTGCAGAGTGCTGGTGTTGATTTGACACAGGCCAATATCTCACTGCAGATTGATCTGGGTAAGAGGGCAAATAGAGGACTGACATCTGGAACATCTAATACTAAG GAAGATCTGAATACCGCTACTAGCAATGAAGGAGCCACACATCTTCGGGATTTCCCCAGCAGAGAGGACACAGACCAGGTGCAAAAGCGGCTGAAGACGTAA